A genome region from Arachis duranensis cultivar V14167 chromosome 8, aradu.V14167.gnm2.J7QH, whole genome shotgun sequence includes the following:
- the LOC107463342 gene encoding 60S acidic ribosomal protein P0 — MAGKVSKAAFDAKMWKLLKEYSQVVVVTSDNVGSNQINGIRRSLKGDSIVVMGKNSMMRRSFTLQAGNNSFLNLTPLLRGSVALIFTKGDMKEVSDGVAKLKVVNPLLMCSKYLSYESYRNCSYMQSGQLPLGLKCCNQQLLQDSEPFFVCSKFMPHQHCLMTRSRQLLAMSVWSPLLLLAGNL; from the exons ATGGCGGGAAAAGTGTCGAAGGCAGCATTCGATGCGAAGATGTGGAAGCTCTTGAAGGAGTACAGCCAGGTGGTGGTGGTTACCTCCGATAACGTTGGTTCCAACCAAATCAATGGCATACGGAGGAGTTTAAAGGGCGACTCCATTGTCGTTATGGGGAAGAACTCCATGATGAGGCGCTCCTTCACGCTTCAAGCTGGAAACAATTCCTTCCTCAACCTTACTCCTCTTCTTAGG GGAAGTGTAGCGTTGATTTTCACCAAAGGAGATATGAAGGAGGTTAGCGACGGGGTTGCTAAGTTGAAG GTTGTTAATCCTCTTCTCATGTGCTCCAAATACTTGTCATATGAATCGTACCGCAATTGTTCTTACATGCAATCTGGACAGTTGCCTTTGGGCCTCAAGTGTTGTAACCAGCAGTTGTTGCAGGATTCTGAACCTTTTTTTGTATGCTCAAAATTCATGCCACACCAGCATTGTTTAATGACGAGATCAAGACAGCTCTTGGCGATGAGTGTATGGTCTCCTCTTCTCCTTTTGGCTGGTAACTTGTGA
- the LOC107463171 gene encoding putative glycine-rich cell wall structural protein 1: MCGSRRRLDSKTEETVADCVVVGDRVERRGAGKLCSADAVVGSERVEGIVNEGLKTSSDGSGGAPLDNGGDGGVDSGAFDGGAGGSPLDEGSAGVGGGSCGIGGAPLDEGNSGGGVSSNSFNGEECSGGGRALLEMGGGGGGGGGGHVIKGDGDCVGRHSGKGGGSGLLSILVKDGKGKDDGGKGGGGGGI, encoded by the exons ATGTGTGGCTCACGCAGAAGACTGGACTCTAAAACAGAAGAAACAGTGGCGGATTGTGTGGTCGTCGGAGACAGAGTAGAACGGCGAGGTGCCGGAAAATTGTGTAGTGCGGATGCGGTGGTTGGCTCAGAAAGAGTGGAAGGAATAGTGAATGAAGGACTGAAAA CAAGTAGTGATGGTAGTGGTGGTGCTCCACTTGATAATGGAGGGGATGGTGGTGTTGATAGTGGTGCATTTGATGGAGGAGCAGGTGGTTCTCCACTTGATGAAGGAAGTGCTGGTGTTGGTGGAGGAAGTTGTGGTATAGGTGGTGCTCCACTTGATGAAGGAAATAGTGGTGGTGGTGTTTCAAGTAATTCATTTAATGGAGAAGAATGTAGTGGTGGCGGTAGAGCCCTACTTGAAATGGGCggtggcggtggcggtggcGGTGGTGGACATGTAATCAAGGGAGATGGAGATTGTGTTGGTAGACATTCAGGTAAAGGAGGTGGTAGTGGATTACTATCTATATTAGTGAAGGATGGTAAAGGCAAGGATGATGGTGGtaaaggtggtggtggtggtggaattTGA